One window of Candidatus Regiella endosymbiont of Tuberolachnus salignus genomic DNA carries:
- a CDS encoding DUF6364 family protein, translating to MNITLSVDKQVAQRARDAAQKMGKSLNQIVRDYLEQLAGSAYRDQQWVQFEARCLQSSAKLDGWQFDRNEANER from the coding sequence ATGAATATCACTCTTTCTGTAGACAAACAAGTTGCGCAACGGGCACGTGACGCAGCGCAAAAAATGGGTAAAAGCCTTAACCAGATTGTACGTGACTACCTGGAGCAGTTAGCAGGCAGTGCCTACCGTGATCAGCAATGGGTACAGTTTGAAGCTCGTTGTTTGCAATCATCCGCTAAGCTTGACGGTTGGCAATTTGATCGTAACGAAGCCAATGAGCGTTAA
- the istA gene encoding IS21 family transposase, which yields MLRREDHYMIKQRHQQGAFIVDIAHQIGCSEKTVRRHISYPAPPTAKRGKKQVAKLEPFKDYIDSRLSEQVWNAAVIFEEIREKGYRGGSAMLRRYIHPKRPLRASKNTVRFETLPGYQLQHDWGEIIVEVAGSACTVNFAVNTLGFSRRFHVFAAPKQDAEHTYESLVRSFNYFGGSVKNVLVDNQKAAVIKHGQNGHIEFNAGFLQLANHYGFSPRACKPYRPQTKGKTERMVGYVKHNFFTRYRQFESFAHVNQLLAMWLAKVADQRHLRQFKQTPENRFAEEKIALMPLPATDFDTSYFDLRQVAWDSYIDVRGNRYSVPSFWCGRAVNIRIGLDNTLRIYGDEQLLATHLLQEVTQGWQKVPEHHQALWQQVNRVASRSLSVYEELL from the coding sequence ATGCTAAGAAGAGAGGACCACTACATGATAAAACAACGCCATCAACAGGGGGCATTTATTGTTGATATTGCCCATCAGATAGGGTGTTCAGAAAAAACGGTGAGACGGCACATTAGCTATCCTGCGCCGCCAACAGCAAAACGCGGTAAAAAACAGGTTGCTAAACTCGAGCCCTTTAAAGACTACATCGATTCAAGGTTGAGTGAACAGGTTTGGAATGCGGCGGTTATTTTTGAGGAAATCCGTGAAAAAGGCTACCGGGGTGGGAGTGCGATGCTCCGACGTTATATACATCCCAAACGTCCGCTCAGGGCCTCGAAAAACACGGTACGCTTTGAAACCCTCCCCGGTTATCAACTTCAACACGATTGGGGAGAAATCATCGTTGAGGTGGCAGGCTCTGCCTGTACGGTTAATTTTGCCGTTAATACGCTCGGTTTTTCGCGTCGCTTTCATGTCTTTGCTGCCCCTAAGCAAGATGCTGAGCACACGTATGAATCGCTGGTTCGCAGCTTCAATTACTTCGGTGGCAGCGTAAAAAATGTCTTGGTAGATAACCAAAAAGCCGCTGTTATCAAACATGGACAAAATGGCCACATCGAGTTCAATGCGGGCTTCCTGCAACTGGCTAATCACTATGGGTTTAGCCCTCGCGCCTGTAAGCCTTATCGACCGCAAACGAAAGGCAAAACCGAACGGATGGTGGGCTATGTTAAACACAATTTTTTCACTCGCTACCGTCAGTTTGAGAGTTTCGCTCATGTTAATCAACTGCTAGCGATGTGGCTGGCGAAAGTGGCAGACCAGCGTCATCTTCGTCAATTCAAGCAGACACCGGAAAATCGTTTTGCTGAGGAAAAAATAGCCTTGATGCCACTCCCTGCGACTGATTTCGATACCAGCTACTTCGACCTACGACAAGTGGCATGGGACAGCTATATCGATGTCAGAGGTAATCGCTATAGCGTGCCTTCATTCTGGTGTGGTCGTGCGGTTAATATTCGTATCGGTTTAGATAATACGCTACGTATTTACGGCGATGAGCAACTGCTCGCGACGCATCTCTTGCAGGAGGTAACGCAGGGCTGGCAAAAGGTGCCAGAACATCATCAAGCCCTTTGGCAACAGGTCAATCGAGTAGCGTCTCGTTCGCTCAGTGTGTATGAGGAG